One genomic window of Dethiosulfovibrio salsuginis includes the following:
- a CDS encoding CBS domain-containing protein — MKVGEIIDRDLTALSAECPVAEAIEVLYHHNASGLPVLDDDNRVIGFISEKDIIKAALPGYAHMLHDSSFLPDYGQFSVRLQSIAKDPISKYMKQNIISFDETDSDFYVANKVIKDNIKIAPVLRDGVFIGVVSRSHLLRHLLLHPEELDKNLDKN, encoded by the coding sequence ATGAAGGTAGGAGAGATCATCGACAGGGACCTAACGGCCTTGTCCGCCGAATGTCCTGTGGCGGAGGCTATCGAAGTGCTGTACCACCATAACGCCTCCGGTCTTCCGGTGCTGGACGACGATAACCGAGTGATAGGTTTTATCAGTGAAAAGGATATAATAAAAGCCGCTCTACCGGGCTACGCCCATATGCTCCATGACTCGTCCTTTTTGCCCGACTATGGACAGTTTAGCGTTAGGTTGCAGTCGATAGCTAAAGACCCGATCAGCAAATATATGAAACAAAATATTATATCCTTCGACGAGACCGATAGCGATTTTTACGTGGCCAATAAGGTTATAAAGGACAACATAAAGATAGCTCCGGTACTGAGAGACGGGGTTTTCATAGGGGTCGTAAGTAGATCGCATCTACTGAGACATCTGCTCTTGCACCCTGAGGAGCTCGACAAAAATCTGGATAAAAACTAG
- the lysW gene encoding lysine biosynthesis protein LysW, with translation MTMSCVICDGAISIPDNAMVGELLICGDCGTELELVSLDPMTLEEAPEIQEDWGE, from the coding sequence ATGACTATGAGCTGTGTGATATGCGACGGAGCGATCTCAATTCCGGACAACGCTATGGTTGGCGAGCTGCTGATCTGTGGGGACTGTGGGACCGAGCTTGAGCTTGTGAGTCTCGATCCTATGACCTTAGAGGAAGCCCCAGAGATCCAGGAAGACTGGGGAGAGTAA